Proteins from a genomic interval of Verrucomicrobiota bacterium:
- a CDS encoding response regulator — MTLNSSSAEAVGTSEDGRKRQVMAAQVRLLYGNANLVFAVTLVAASILGRLQWEVIAHPIVLGWCLYMFLVAIGRFTLARRYRRRSPSNLETAGWCAGFVVGTGFAGTGWGAAGILLYPESQPVNELFLIFMLGGMMLGAAPILAARPEAYRAFLIPAGLAPTARLALCGDETHLAMALMAGLFTLATLSTTRRIHLTIASSLNLQFENAALVEKLQAARQRAEALNEQLERRVQARTAELHRSTQQLQVEITQREQIEEQLLRARKLESLRVLAGGIAHDFNNFLAVVQGNVELAKARLNRDAPVQAILDEMASACKRAAFLSSQLLTFSKGGAPVRRLVSLAQLIMDAVPLARAGAQTRFDVHVPENLRSAEVDPGQIGQVLHNVLLNARQAMSEGGTIEVRAENVNLKTAAGMESRVRISIRDHGAGIPDDVLPHIFDPYFTTKPGGSGLGLATAYAIITKHGGNLSVQTKLGDGTVFTIDLPASEENPEPQAPLTAPIQTGTGRLLVMDDEEAVRKVVVGVLTTLGYEVQAAGDGAEAIVLFGNAKACGRDFDAVVLDLTVSGGMGGLEAAARLRELDPLVKLIVSSGYSDAPVLSDLGKYGFDDLIPKPWTIAELSEVVRRVLQSDSNRHAKSSVSG; from the coding sequence ATGACGTTGAATTCTTCATCGGCCGAAGCCGTAGGGACCAGCGAGGACGGCAGAAAGCGACAAGTCATGGCGGCACAGGTTCGGTTGCTTTATGGCAATGCGAACCTGGTATTCGCGGTCACCTTGGTCGCCGCGTCGATCTTGGGCCGCCTTCAATGGGAGGTCATTGCCCATCCAATCGTCCTCGGTTGGTGCCTGTACATGTTTTTGGTGGCTATCGGCAGGTTCACGCTGGCGCGCCGGTACCGGCGCAGGTCGCCGTCGAACCTCGAGACGGCGGGGTGGTGCGCCGGGTTTGTGGTGGGCACCGGCTTTGCCGGAACGGGATGGGGTGCAGCCGGCATTCTGCTGTACCCGGAAAGCCAGCCCGTGAATGAACTCTTTCTCATTTTCATGCTCGGCGGGATGATGCTGGGCGCGGCCCCAATCCTTGCGGCGCGGCCGGAGGCGTATCGGGCGTTTCTCATCCCGGCCGGACTCGCGCCTACCGCACGCCTGGCGCTCTGCGGCGATGAGACCCACCTGGCGATGGCGCTGATGGCCGGCCTGTTCACTCTTGCCACCCTCAGCACGACCAGACGCATCCACCTGACGATCGCCTCATCATTGAACTTACAGTTTGAAAATGCGGCGCTGGTGGAAAAGTTGCAAGCAGCCCGGCAACGTGCGGAGGCCCTGAATGAGCAACTCGAGCGTCGGGTCCAGGCGCGCACGGCCGAACTTCACCGGTCAACCCAGCAACTGCAGGTTGAGATTACGCAGCGTGAACAGATCGAAGAGCAGTTGCTGCGTGCACGCAAGCTCGAATCGCTCCGGGTGCTGGCAGGCGGCATCGCACACGATTTCAACAACTTCTTGGCCGTCGTGCAAGGGAACGTCGAGCTGGCCAAGGCGCGGCTCAATCGAGACGCGCCGGTGCAGGCGATCCTAGACGAAATGGCGAGCGCATGTAAACGCGCGGCATTCCTCTCGTCCCAGTTGCTGACCTTCTCAAAAGGCGGCGCGCCGGTCCGTCGCTTGGTCTCGCTTGCCCAGCTCATCATGGACGCGGTCCCCTTGGCACGGGCTGGGGCCCAGACCCGCTTCGACGTGCACGTTCCGGAGAACCTCCGCTCTGCCGAGGTCGATCCGGGCCAGATCGGCCAAGTGCTCCACAACGTCCTCCTCAATGCGCGGCAGGCAATGTCTGAGGGCGGAACCATCGAGGTTCGCGCGGAAAACGTTAACCTCAAAACTGCGGCGGGTATGGAATCACGTGTAAGGATTTCCATCCGGGACCACGGAGCCGGCATACCTGACGATGTGCTCCCTCATATCTTCGACCCCTATTTCACCACCAAGCCCGGCGGCAGCGGCCTTGGGCTGGCGACCGCCTACGCCATCATCACCAAACACGGCGGCAATTTATCCGTACAAACCAAACTTGGGGACGGGACGGTCTTCACCATTGATCTGCCCGCCTCGGAGGAGAATCCTGAACCGCAGGCCCCGCTTACCGCCCCGATACAAACGGGGACGGGGCGACTGTTGGTCATGGACGATGAAGAGGCAGTCCGTAAGGTGGTGGTTGGCGTGTTAACCACGCTCGGCTACGAGGTGCAAGCTGCCGGGGATGGGGCCGAGGCCATTGTCCTGTTCGGGAACGCAAAAGCGTGCGGCCGCGATTTTGACGCCGTTGTGCTGGACCTCACCGTGAGCGGAGGGATGGGAGGCCTCGAAGCGGCCGCGCGGCTCAGGGAGTTAGATCCTTTGGTCAAACTCATCGTTTCCAGCGGTTACTCGGATGCACCGGTCCTCTCGGATTTGGGGAAGTACGGCTTTGACGACTTGATTCCGAAGCCGTGGACGATCGCCGAACTGAGCGAGGTGGTCCGACGGGTGCTTCAATCGGATTCCAATCGCCACGCCAAATCGAGCGTATCCGGCTGA